The Drosophila nasuta strain 15112-1781.00 chromosome 2R, ASM2355853v1, whole genome shotgun sequence genome segment ataattgtaaaaaatgtaaagtgaAAAAGATTATGTTCAACTTTAATAACTCCCAAGATCAACAAAGATATATTTTGTTGGCTTcgcttaaattatatttagtcATTTCTTGCTTTCAAACCTTAAAAAAGATCAACCAACAGTCGTTGAATTCGTTTTTCGGGGCCTTTTAGATTTCATGATTCAATTCAACTAAAGTCGCGTGgccaaaaattaattgcaatgcaaatcaGGAGAAGCAAGGAAGGAAAAGCAGTCACGAATGCAGAACAAAGTGATTTTTTGCTGTTCCTCTTTGCAGTGGAACGTGTTGAAAGTGGCAGCTTtgagttgcatttgttgcaaGCTGAACATTAAGATTATATAGCAGACAATCAATTGAGTTTAAGTTTGTGCTAAATGCAGTTtaagaaagcaacaacaaggcaGTCTTTCACTCTATGGACGTGTCTTATAGCCCGATTAACTGTTTGTCGATGAAAAgtgcagacaacaacaagagcaacttGTTTCAAGTCTTGGAATGGTCAAAGCTATGCAACAAGTGGCTAGCAATGAGGtggggcaacagcaacagcaacatcaagaATCTGATGCCAATTTTGGCAATCTGCACTAAATTGTCCATTTAAGTGAACCTGACATGGACACCACAcgcttctctcttctctcctcgCGACAATGATTGCAATCAATCTCCTCATATTTACAcctctgcacacacacacacagagagctCTTAGCTGTTGGCTGTTGTGTTTATGAGGCCAAGGCACAAACCATGCAACCAACGGCAAGGGCGTTAGCATCGATGCAGAAAACATTCGACATTCTGCTTAGGCGGACTGCGacttgttgttggctgctgctgttgctgctgatgacgTTGTGTCGGCTTCAAGTTACATTTCATGTAACTTAATTCTTgcattaaaatgcattcattAACAATTTCTATTCGCTTTTGCCGTTACTCTGTTGCCCGTTTGTGcatgttgttatttttacttaGTTAGACTCAACCGCAaccgcaaaaaaataaatacaaacagcaaaaaaatcaACTGCAACTTGTGGAAAAAGTAATGCCAACTATTTAGTACAGTTGAcctaccacaaaaaaaaagaaaaacaaaacaaatacaacaaaaaagcaaaactttcATTCCACAAATGTACATCAACAATTGTTACAAACTgagacaacaaaaaagataacttttcgaaaaatattcaaacattttgttgtttggcttcACGCAACCAACAAATTTTCtaattggaatttaatttgccaatttaatCATCACTACGACAGCAACAAACGTCATAGGaagctaaatttaaatatgcgcTATTAAAATGCCGGTAAATATGTTAATGATCAAATAATAAGAGATAAAATATAACcaataaagtatttatattacattttcgCAGCCCATTTTAAAGCAATGAAttgagtaaatatttatttagaaaaaaattgtataaactTCGTTTAAagcacaatttaaaatatgacaATTGATTGCaatcttttgctttttcatatttaaaataaaatataattattattcatacTACTATTAAATTAATCTATGTATGAAAGATAGTCTCAaaataatgcatatttataatcgatattaaacacattttcaaACTCCAATTTCAAACGCAACTCAAGCATTCTCAATTGCGCCGCTTTTGGCCACGCCTTTAGTcgaatgtatttatttatttatttgccgaGAAGATTGATGATAGTTGAATGCATAAATTTGATAGGCATTCAAGAATTGCGCAGTAGCCTTAAAGTTGAAGATCGATTAACATCTTTGAGGTGGATTTGTGTTAGATGCTTGCTAAGAAAAACTAAAGAGTTGCAAGTGGCACCTTGAGTTATCCATTTAAGGATTAGTTTGGAAAAACAATCAGTTTGATCAGCATGAGTCAGTCGAAAACTACATTTGCTACTCGTCTGAATGTGCTTGGCATTTTCTGGGGATTGTGCAAACAGTCGTATGATCAGTCAactttttttggattttttttggtttaataaAGTCCCAATTCGATTGCTCAACCCTCTGGCTCGTAAGAATGAATTTTGTTTATGACTTTTTGGTTGATGCGTTTTTCGGCTTCACTGGGTTTTATGACGGAAGCAAAGCGTCATGAAGGAACCAcccacaccacaccacaccacaccacaGACAGCACTTCATCCGCAGCGACTTCAGTTCACATATAACATAACGTATAACCAATTAGAACCGTTTACGGAAGTTTGTCGGATGGGTTAGACCCAAAGATACGCTTCAATGCTTGTCGATTTTGATAGAACACCCGAAGCTGAGGCATTTTTGGGcaattcgaaaacaaattgttaattgcTTTTGATTGCTGGGGCGGCACAGCCCACGCCATTCAAGAAACCATTACGAAGACCAACGTCTAAACTCGAAACTTTCACTTCTTCTTCTGTTGCAGATGAAATCGAACACTTACGAGCTGCACAACTACGCCGAACTCGACATGGAACCGGACAGCTCCGATCAATCGATGCCAACGGGAGTCAAGGAGACGCGCAAACGCAAAGCCAACAATGCAACTGGTTGTCGACGTGGCGAGAAGTATTCGTTGCGTCAGAAGCGACAGAAACGCATTCCTGGTGAGTTGGCCTCAACAACAACGTTGCCAACTGAGCTGCCTGCCACACAACTGGCCACGGAGTTGGAGGCGACAATGGTGACGGCGACGCCAGTCAAAGCCGCTGCCAAGGCCAAGAACGCGGCCAAAACGAAAGCGCCGCCATTGAGCAAGTATCGCCGAAAGACGGCAAATGCCAGAGAGCGCACACGCATGCGTGAGATCAACATGGCCTTTGAGCAGCTGCGTCATTGTGTGCCGCAGTCAATAACCGGCGAGGATGCGGCCAATACCAATGAGAAGCTGACCAAGATCACCACCCTGCGGCTGGCCATGAAGTACATTGGCATGCTCAGCGAATCGTTGCAGGATCCCAGCTACGAGAGTGAGTTCCTTGTCGAGTGTTTGCGTGAGAGCGCCAATCGTGAGGCGCATGTCAGTCTCGATAGCGATGTTGATGGTGAAGGCGATGCTGAGCCAGTGTACGAAATGGAGTTGGAGCCACTGCCTCCAGTTAAGGCCAAGAAGCCAACGAAGGCCAGCAACAAAAAGACGCCAACGAAGCGACAGAGCAAACaggcaaaggcagcagcagcagcggcagcagcaaccacaacatcaccagcaccagcagcagcaaccacaacaataacaacaacggcaaGCAGTTCTCCAGAGTCGTGTTATGCCTCCTCCTCGTTGGGTTCGCCAGCATTCTGTGCCGCCGCCTGCTCACCAAGCTCAGCTTATGCCT includes the following:
- the LOC132784857 gene encoding helix-loop-helix protein delilah, which gives rise to MKSNTYELHNYAELDMEPDSSDQSMPTGVKETRKRKANNATGCRRGEKYSLRQKRQKRIPGELASTTTLPTELPATQLATELEATMVTATPVKAAAKAKNAAKTKAPPLSKYRRKTANARERTRMREINMAFEQLRHCVPQSITGEDAANTNEKLTKITTLRLAMKYIGMLSESLQDPSYESEFLVECLRESANREAHVSLDSDVDGEGDAEPVYEMELEPLPPVKAKKPTKASNKKTPTKRQSKQAKAAAAAAAATTTSPAPAAATTTITTTASSSPESCYASSSLGSPAFCAAACSPSSAYASLSSAASTSSNSSRSNVGNMDADSLLGMRHEQALSELNTLLLESDSDSLHCLDPSYQSLLATAESLLPARGDLPISMHSSLDKPDVELSLRLLDHSRDSFDFGSDQQPSTCISPLATLDSFHPFADLLHGEFPDIFLA